The following proteins are encoded in a genomic region of Rubrobacter xylanophilus DSM 9941:
- a CDS encoding LysR family transcriptional regulator, protein MRYFVAVAEEQSFGGAARRLRISQPPLSLQIKALERELGVRLFDRNTRRVMLTDSGRAFLERARVILEEVERAKETAKGAERGLLGKLEVGFVSSATLSLLPPAIRLFRERFGGVELELRELTSAQQIDALYNGETRVGLVRLPLRAPGIHLEPVFEERLVVALPSGHPLEALDRVSLEAIADLPLIFFTRQLIPGLHAQIIELFQRVGAFPNVAQHAVHLQTIVGLVASGVGISILPSSAMRVRREGIVYLPLDEDDATSWLGLAWVEGDDSVLVENFVSIVREVAQSEAPREFSQAQD, encoded by the coding sequence TTGCGCTACTTCGTTGCTGTTGCCGAAGAACAAAGCTTTGGCGGTGCTGCGAGGCGGCTACGCATAAGCCAGCCTCCCCTGAGCTTGCAGATCAAAGCTCTGGAAAGAGAGCTTGGCGTGCGGCTTTTTGACCGGAACACCAGGCGCGTCATGCTGACTGATTCGGGACGAGCGTTTCTGGAACGAGCCAGGGTGATACTGGAGGAGGTCGAGCGGGCGAAAGAGACGGCAAAGGGCGCTGAGCGGGGGCTATTAGGGAAGCTTGAGGTGGGTTTTGTGAGTTCAGCAACCTTAAGCTTGCTCCCTCCGGCTATCCGCCTCTTCCGCGAGCGGTTCGGTGGAGTGGAGCTCGAGCTCAGAGAGCTGACCAGCGCGCAGCAGATAGACGCCCTCTACAACGGCGAGACAAGGGTAGGGCTGGTACGGTTGCCGCTACGTGCGCCCGGGATACATCTTGAGCCGGTCTTCGAAGAGCGTCTGGTGGTAGCCCTTCCTTCCGGACATCCTCTGGAAGCGCTCGACCGTGTATCGTTAGAAGCAATAGCTGATCTACCTTTAATCTTCTTTACCCGCCAGCTAATCCCTGGGTTGCATGCGCAGATTATCGAGCTGTTCCAACGCGTCGGTGCTTTTCCCAATGTGGCCCAGCATGCTGTTCATCTTCAGACGATCGTGGGGCTGGTGGCTAGCGGGGTTGGAATATCCATCTTGCCCAGTTCGGCTATGCGGGTGAGGCGTGAGGGCATCGTCTATCTGCCTCTAGATGAGGACGATGCTACAAGTTGGTTAGGGCTGGCGTGGGTTGAGGGAGACGACTCGGTGTTGGTCGAGAACTTTGTCAGCATCGTACGCGAGGTGGCTCAAAGCGAGGCTCCGCGCGAGTTCAGCCAGGCTCAAGATTAG